The following are encoded in a window of Trichocoleus sp. genomic DNA:
- the lysA gene encoding diaminopimelate decarboxylase, giving the protein MVSTPTAGVVRSGQQYLTTDIPPHASPNQYLMPLTARVNEQDHLEIGGCDVADLVHRFGSPLYILDEETLRTACRQYRQSFQQYYPGESLVIYASKAWNCLAVCAIVAAEGLGIDVVSGGELYTALQAGLKPEVTYFHGNNKSVEELKLAIESGCTIVADNWHELKTLVQLNQGNSSPVRIMLRLTPGIECHTHEYIRTGHLDSKFGFDPDQLESVFAYVSQQAELNCVGLHAHIGSQIFEIQPHEDLGTVMVQWLSKASQHGLSIQELDIGGGLGIRYTESDDPPSINAWVKVVCESVVKACQEQNLALPKLIAEPGRSLIGSACVTAYTVGSQKEIPGVRTYVTVDGGMSDNPRPITYQSVYRAVVANRMSAEVTETVAVAGKHCESGDIVIKEAQLPQTQTGDVLVVMATGAYNYSMSSNYNRLARPASVLVSQGEASVILQRESYEDLIRQDRLPERLMLQG; this is encoded by the coding sequence ATGGTTTCAACTCCGACTGCTGGGGTCGTGCGTTCAGGTCAGCAATACCTCACGACTGATATTCCCCCCCACGCCTCGCCCAATCAATACCTAATGCCGCTCACTGCAAGGGTGAATGAGCAAGATCATCTTGAAATTGGTGGTTGCGACGTTGCTGATCTGGTTCATCGCTTTGGTTCGCCGCTTTATATTTTGGATGAAGAGACGCTGCGAACAGCATGTCGTCAATATCGGCAATCGTTTCAGCAATACTACCCAGGTGAATCGCTTGTTATTTATGCTTCAAAAGCCTGGAACTGCCTGGCAGTTTGTGCGATCGTCGCTGCTGAAGGACTGGGAATTGATGTGGTTTCGGGGGGTGAGCTCTACACCGCACTCCAAGCTGGGCTGAAACCTGAAGTCACTTACTTTCACGGCAACAATAAGTCAGTTGAAGAACTCAAATTGGCGATCGAGAGTGGCTGTACGATCGTTGCTGATAACTGGCATGAGCTTAAAACGTTGGTTCAGCTCAACCAGGGCAACAGTTCCCCAGTTCGGATCATGCTTCGTCTGACTCCTGGCATTGAATGTCATACGCATGAGTACATTCGCACCGGACATCTCGATAGCAAATTTGGCTTTGACCCTGATCAGTTGGAATCTGTGTTTGCATATGTCAGTCAACAGGCTGAGTTAAACTGTGTAGGGCTTCATGCCCATATTGGCTCCCAGATTTTTGAAATTCAACCGCATGAAGACCTAGGAACAGTCATGGTGCAGTGGTTGAGTAAAGCAAGCCAGCATGGTCTATCGATTCAAGAACTCGATATTGGGGGTGGGTTGGGCATTCGTTACACTGAATCAGATGATCCACCTAGCATTAATGCCTGGGTCAAAGTGGTTTGTGAGAGCGTAGTCAAAGCTTGTCAGGAGCAAAACCTCGCCCTACCTAAACTAATTGCTGAACCAGGACGATCGTTGATTGGGTCTGCCTGTGTCACCGCTTATACTGTGGGTAGCCAAAAGGAGATTCCTGGTGTGCGAACCTACGTTACAGTTGATGGCGGTATGTCAGACAATCCACGTCCGATTACCTACCAGTCTGTCTATCGGGCTGTTGTTGCTAACCGGATGTCTGCTGAAGTGACTGAAACAGTCGCGGTTGCCGGAAAACACTGTGAGTCAGGAGACATTGTGATCAAAGAAGCACAGCTTCCTCAGACACAAACAGGAGATGTACTGGTAGTAATGGCAACGGGAGCTTACAACTATAGTATGTCGTCCAATTACAATCGCCTTGCCCGTCCTGCTTCTGTTCTAGTTTCTCAAGGAGAGGCAAGCGTTATTCTCCAGAGAGAAAGCTATGAAGACCTCATTCGGCAAGACCGATTACCAGAGCGGCTAATGCTGCAAGGATGA
- the cdaA gene encoding diadenylate cyclase CdaA codes for MGSSLKQWLTHISWAWSLLLPVIDIGLVLVLTYMILVIIGERRTLWMVRGLIILMLAAALGSALQLKLLSFVLEKLVIGSAVAMALILQGEFRRLLEQLGRGEFLQLLRPAREAIPKPDSVIDEIVDAVKELSQNRTGALLILETNGPIDERDFSVPGVRLNAEVSKELIQTIFQTTTLLHDGAVLIRGSRVIAAGVILPISERTASRQLGTRHRAAMGITERVENCACVVVSEETGSISLAERGMLDRPLTSSKLRDLLRQKFSQTVDREAVAPQLRSLGRQLGTRISSLLSRLFRSSSSASREKK; via the coding sequence ATGGGTTCTTCTTTAAAGCAATGGCTAACACACATTAGCTGGGCTTGGTCCTTGCTGCTGCCTGTCATTGACATCGGATTGGTTCTGGTGCTGACTTATATGATCCTCGTCATCATTGGGGAGCGGCGTACGCTTTGGATGGTGCGAGGGTTAATTATTCTCATGTTAGCGGCTGCCCTTGGTAGTGCATTACAGCTAAAGCTACTCAGTTTTGTGCTGGAAAAGCTTGTTATCGGTTCGGCAGTCGCAATGGCTCTAATTCTTCAAGGCGAGTTTCGACGGCTATTGGAGCAGCTGGGACGGGGCGAATTTTTGCAGCTTCTCCGTCCGGCAAGAGAGGCAATCCCAAAGCCTGACAGCGTTATTGATGAGATTGTGGATGCAGTCAAGGAGCTGTCCCAAAATCGAACGGGTGCATTGTTGATTCTAGAAACGAATGGTCCGATCGACGAACGGGATTTTTCTGTGCCTGGGGTACGACTGAATGCAGAAGTCTCAAAAGAGTTAATCCAAACTATCTTTCAGACCACAACCCTACTGCACGATGGAGCAGTTTTAATTCGAGGCTCGCGGGTCATTGCAGCCGGGGTCATTCTACCTATCTCAGAGCGTACTGCTTCCCGACAACTGGGAACCCGTCATAGAGCAGCAATGGGAATTACAGAGCGAGTCGAAAATTGCGCTTGTGTCGTTGTATCTGAAGAAACGGGGTCTATTTCACTGGCAGAAAGGGGTATGCTAGACCGACCCTTAACAAGCAGTAAATTGAGGGATTTACTCCGACAGAAGTTTTCGCAAACCGTTGACCGTGAAGCGGTTGCCCCTCAATTACGAAGTCTTGGTCGTCAACTGGGGACGCGGATATCTTCCCTCCTTTCACGCCTATTTCGCTCTTCATCATCGGCTTCTCGGGAGAAAAAATGA
- a CDS encoding isoprenyl transferase, whose amino-acid sequence MTVKQTILQELPADLDRDRLPRHVAVIMDGNGRWAKQQGFPRIMGHRRGVDTLKDLLRCCRDWGIKALTAYAFSTENWGRPLEEVDFLMTLFERVLRRELQEMMEENVRIQFVGNLSALPKSLQVEIDRSVAATRENQGIDFTVATNYGGRQEIVQACRQIAMQVQKGLLQPEEIDESLFEKHLYTVGISDPDLLIRTSGEMRISNFLLWQVAYAELYVTDTLWPDFDRKAFHHALIAYQRRERRFGKV is encoded by the coding sequence ATGACGGTAAAGCAAACCATCCTGCAAGAGTTACCTGCAGATTTAGACCGCGATCGTCTGCCCCGGCATGTGGCTGTAATTATGGATGGCAATGGTCGCTGGGCAAAGCAACAAGGATTTCCTCGAATTATGGGGCATCGGCGCGGCGTTGATACGCTTAAAGATCTGCTGCGCTGCTGTCGAGATTGGGGCATCAAAGCACTGACTGCCTATGCCTTCTCCACTGAGAATTGGGGACGACCCCTGGAAGAAGTTGATTTCCTCATGACGCTGTTTGAGCGAGTGTTACGGCGTGAACTGCAGGAAATGATGGAGGAAAATGTCAGAATTCAGTTTGTTGGCAACCTCTCTGCGCTGCCCAAATCACTGCAAGTTGAGATTGATCGATCGGTAGCAGCAACTAGAGAGAACCAGGGCATCGATTTTACGGTTGCTACAAACTATGGGGGACGGCAGGAGATTGTGCAGGCTTGTCGGCAGATTGCGATGCAGGTTCAAAAGGGGTTGCTTCAGCCAGAAGAGATTGATGAATCTCTCTTTGAAAAGCATTTATATACGGTTGGAATTAGCGATCCAGATCTGCTGATTCGGACAAGCGGCGAAATGCGAATCAGTAATTTTTTGCTGTGGCAGGTCGCTTATGCTGAGCTGTACGTGACTGACACGCTCTGGCCCGACTTCGATCGCAAAGCGTTTCATCATGCCTTGATTGCTTACCAGCGGCGAGAACGACGGTTTGGTAAGGTTTGA
- a CDS encoding DUF3143 domain-containing protein — protein MSLNVYLQKLIAMALPSADTPLYNHSLPDIEAWLRFKGCRQDESDVHCWHMEQPSWKAEIWMEVDSLSVRYLGVGEGGRDIQRSFKYSLSRQDLDEAIFAGP, from the coding sequence ATGAGTCTTAACGTTTATTTACAGAAGCTGATCGCAATGGCACTTCCTTCGGCTGATACCCCGCTTTATAACCACTCCCTTCCTGATATCGAAGCATGGCTACGCTTCAAAGGCTGTCGCCAAGATGAAAGCGATGTCCACTGCTGGCACATGGAGCAGCCAAGTTGGAAAGCCGAGATCTGGATGGAAGTCGATTCGCTCTCAGTTCGATATTTGGGAGTTGGAGAGGGAGGACGCGACATTCAACGCTCCTTTAAATACTCCCTCAGTCGTCAAGACTTAGATGAAGCCATTTTTGCTGGACCTTAG
- a CDS encoding J domain-containing protein, giving the protein MTETVSEEKAAATYYDLLRLHPSASAQQIRQSYRELSKQYHPDTTDLPASIAIGKFQQLNEAYATLSNPERRVAYDLKIGYSRFSVIQRRTDLDRPVSEVRTYRSSAYLDPTDRPLSAGELFALFILTLTFVGCLLLVIAVGYTRGESAFQILEPPIGFVGQRGIHLVWEWITIYRVLLP; this is encoded by the coding sequence ATGACAGAGACAGTTTCAGAGGAAAAAGCAGCCGCAACTTACTATGATCTGCTGAGGCTGCATCCATCTGCCTCTGCTCAACAAATTCGGCAATCCTATCGTGAGTTGAGCAAGCAATACCACCCTGACACGACAGACTTGCCTGCCTCGATCGCCATCGGGAAATTTCAGCAGTTAAACGAGGCATACGCTACGCTCAGTAACCCAGAAAGGCGAGTTGCCTATGATCTGAAGATTGGCTACTCCCGCTTCTCAGTGATTCAACGCCGCACTGATCTCGATCGTCCTGTTTCCGAAGTCCGCACCTATCGCTCCTCGGCCTATCTCGATCCCACCGATCGTCCCCTCTCTGCCGGAGAACTTTTTGCGCTATTTATCCTCACCCTGACCTTTGTCGGCTGCCTGCTGCTTGTGATTGCCGTGGGCTATACTCGCGGTGAGTCTGCTTTCCAGATTCTTGAGCCTCCGATCGGTTTTGTGGGGCAACGAGGAATTCATCTCGTTTGGGAATGGATTACCATCTATCGCGTCTTGCTTCCGTAA